The following nucleotide sequence is from candidate division WOR-1 bacterium RIFOXYB2_FULL_36_35.
TCTTCAATGGGAAGAGCAAGGGTATATCCAAGCGCCATACCCCTTGGAAGAATTGAAATTTTATGAACAGGATCAGCATGCGGCAATACTTTCGACATAAGGGCATGTCCAACTTCATGATGAGCTATAATATTCTTTTCTTTATCAGAAATTGCACGGCTCTTTTTTTCAGGCCCGGCCATAACCCTATCAATTGCTTCCTCAACTTCTATCATTGTAATTTGCGTCTTTTCAGAACGGGCCGCAAGAATCGCCCCTTCATTTAATATGTTTTCAAGATCCGCGCCCGTAAATCCGGGAGTCCTTCTTGCTACAACATTTAGATCGACATCATTTGCCAATGGTTTCCCTCTAGCATGAATTTTTAGTATCGCAACCCTCCCATTAAGGTCGGGTTTATCCAAAATCACCCTTCTATCAAAACGCCCAGGACGCAAAAGGGCAGGATCTAAAATATCGGGTCTGTTTGTAGCCGCAATAACTATCACATTCGTTTTTGGATCAAAGCCATCCATTTCAACCAAAAGCTGATTTAATGTCTGTTCCCTCTCATCATGCCCTCCACCCAATCCAGCCCCCCTATGTCGGCCCACAGCATCTATTTCATCCATAAATATAATAGAAGGTGTAACCTTTTTTGCCTGCTTAAAAACCGCTCTAACGCGAGAAGCTCCAACACCAACAAACATTTCCACAAAATCAGAACCAGAAATAGTCAAAAACGGAACACCTGCTTCACCAGCAATAGCGCGGGCAAGAAGAGTCTTTCCTGTTCCAGGAGCGCCAACAAGTAATAGTCCCTTTGGCATCTTGGCGCCAAGTTTTTGATATTTTTGCGGATTCTTTAAAAAATCAACAATCTCTTTCAGCTCATCTTTAGCCTCATCAACTCCGGCAACATCGGCAAATGTGACATCCGCTTTTTTTTCAAGAGATTTCGCTGGGGACCGTCCAAACGACATTGCCTGATTATTGGCAGATTGAGCCTGCCGCAAAAGAAGCCACCATAAAAAAGCAAAAAAGAGAAGAGGAAGAAGTATTTGCGCGAGCAGTCCAAAGAGCCAATTATTTTCCATTGGAGGTTCAACTTTTATATCTACATTTTTCTCTCTCAAGCTTGAAATCAAGTTAGGATAGTTGACAGCCCGGGTTTTAAATTCTTTTTTATCTTTTAATATCCCTGAAATATCTTCTCCTGATATTTTTATAGACTTTATTTCATTTTTATCAACACGGTTTAAAAAATCAGAGAAACTTAATTCTTCAGCCTTCTGTGGCACAGGAAAAACCGGAAATAAAATCATTAATATAAGAATCCCTATCAATGTCCAAAATATAAAACTCGACCAATTAAATTTATCTTTCATTTTGATTAATCTCCTCCCATAGTTTTTTCATATTTCTCGCACCCAGTTTCATAAGGTCTATCCCTTTTTTATTTGCATATTTTTCTATTTTTTTTATCTTTTCCCATCTTTTATAAATTTCAGATATTTTTTTAGTCTTAAGATCTCCAAAAACATGCGGATGGCGGCGAATCATTTTGGCGCGGATAACCTCAATAATATCTTTTATAGTAAATGTCCCTTTTTCTTTTGCCATTTCAGCGTGCATAACAATATGCAAAAGCTGATCTCCAAGTTCTTCACAAAGTTTTTTAGGGTCGCCGCTATCTATAGCCTCTATTGCTTCATTCGTCTCTTCAAGCATATAAGGCTTCAGCGTCTTGTGTGTCTGCTTTTTATCCCATGGGCATTTTTTGCGTAAAATCGAAACAACCTTTACTAAAGCATCAAATTCTTTCATTCTGATATTATATCATTTAACTCCGATTATTCACCCCATGCAAGTTTTTTGGTTTATACTCCGATAAAATCTACGGGAAGAGAAAACTATGGCAATTAGAAAAACCAATATAACGACTTGGGTAGCAAAACAACGCGCTATAAGCTCTGCAGACAACGGTTTAATTCCACGCGCGCAAGACAGTTTTTATAGAAGCCTCGGATCACAATGCCTCGCAAGACTTTCAGGTATGGTTTTCTCATTGACAGACATTAAAAACAAGCAAAAAGTTTCTGTCAAAGCAGAACAACTCCCACAGTTTTTAGCAAGTTTAAAATTTGACCCTTATCAATTAACAGGCTGTTTATACAGGCTCCTGCAATTAACAAGACAACTAACCCCAGAAGAAGATAACGCGATACATCTAACAACAGATAAATTATATCAAATGGCAAAAGACCCTTTACTGGAGGCAGACATCTCTACATTGGAAAGAAAAGTTGCCTCTTCAAAAAACTGGGCTCTTCTTGATCAGAAGCCGGCCATAGCTTCTCTTCCCCCAGAAGCCCCAGAATTAAGACACAATCCAGGATTCCCTGTTCAAGAGCAAATTGCAGCTACACTCCCGCAGCCTCAAGACTCACAAAAAAGATTGGAGGTCATAGATTTGCCAAGATTTTTACTCAACTGCGGAGTAGCCTGCGAAATACCCCCTTCACTAGTAATTGACGGATGGAAAGAACGGTCTCTCTTGAAAGGAGATGGTAAAAATGAAAAGCCAGTTAGAAAAGCTTGAAGACGAATTAAAAAAGGTGTGGAAAAAATACAGCGGATCAAACCCTATAAAGGGAGCGCATACGGAGATAGAAATCAATCCTAGAGTTTTTATCGGAGATGAGCTAAACGCCCAAATAGCAGAAGTTTTGGCCTCTGTATACCTTTCAAAGACGACAATTGAAGATGTTGAAGAGGGGAACGTAGAGATAAGGGATGAAGCCATCGTCTTGAAAGACAAAAAAACAAAAAAACCGATAGCCATAATAAGAAGCCAAAGAGCTATAAGAGCGATGAAAGACAGGTTTGATTAAAAATTAACCCCGATTATTCCCCCCGATTAGGAAATCGGGGTTGATTTCAATCTCGCGACAATCTCTCCTAGTCGATCTTTACCCTCAATTTTAAACCGTTTTTGTCTCCCATCTATCCACTCAACAACAATCCTCTTATCCCCCCTAATCGAAACAATCCCCATCTTACCGGCGCTTAGCTTTAAAAAGACAAAATCAAAAAGCTTCAAAACTTCCTGAGGGATTTTTCCAAAACGGTCTTTTATCTCATCCTTAAAATCTTTCAATTCATCCAAGCAGGATAAAAGGTTTAAACGACGATAAATAGCTATCCTCTGCTGTTCATCTTCAATATATTTTCCCGGGATATACCCCTCTTTTTCCACATCGATGACAACCTGTCTTGGAGTCGGCTCTTTTATCCCCTTTATCTCTTTAACAGCTTCATCCAAAAGCTCACAATAAAGATCAAACCCCACCGAGAGCATATGCCCATGCTGCTGTGCCCCCAAAAGATTTCCGGATCCCCTTATCTCCAAATCACGCAGAGCAAGCCTATAACCCGATCCTAACGATATAAATTCCTGGATGGCTTTTAACCTGGCCAAGGAATTTTCTGCTATAATATCTTTAGGGTCATATAAAAGATATGCATATCCCCTAACTTCCGAGCGTCCCACTCTCCCCCTTAATTGATAAAGTTGCGCAAGCCCCAACTTATGGGCATTATCAATTAAAATAGTATTTGCATTTGGTATATCCAATCCCGATTCTATAATCGCGGTGCACAATAAAATATCACATCTTTGATCAAGAAATTTTTCCATAACCTTCTCGAGGTCAATCTCTCTCATTCTCCCATGCGCAACTACAAGTTTAGCTTCAGGAACAAGTCTTTTTATTTTTGCCGCGATATTATCTATCGTCTCTATCCTGTTGTGGACAAAAAATATCTGTCCCCCTCTATCTAATTCTCTAAGAATAGCCTCTCGAACCAACGCTTCATCAAAAGGGGAAACATATGTCCTTATGGGAGATCTGTCGGCGGGGGGAGTTTGAATTAAACTTAAATCCCTTGTCCCAGCAAGCGACATATAGAGAGTTCTGGGGATGGGGGTCGCGGTCATTGATAATATATCGATATTCTTTTTTATTTTTTTAAGTTTTTCCTTATGTGAAACACCAAAACGATGTTCTTCGTCAACAACCAACAAGCCTATATCTTTAAAATGAACATCTTTTTGAAGGAGCCTGTGGGTCCCGACAATAATATTTATTTCGCCACTTTTTAATTGCTCAATAACCTTTTTTTGCTCATCTTTGCTTTTAAACCTTGAAAGCATCTCAACCTTTAGAGGAAAAACAGAGAGCCGCTCTTTCAAGTAATGGTAATGTTGATCCGCCAGAATCGTTGTAGGAACAAGGAGGGCCACCTGCTTATTTGCTTGCGCTACCTTAACAATCGCCCTTATTGCAACCTCTGTCTTGCCATACCCCACATCCCCGCACAAAAGCCTCTCCATCGGCTTATCAGATTCCAAGTCGTTTTTTATGTCCGAGATCGCTTTCAACTGATCGGGGGTCTCTTCATATGGAAAAGAATCTTTAAGTTCGCTCTGCCATAGGTCATCCTGAGAGTATGGAATTTTATTTATTTCTT
It contains:
- a CDS encoding cell division protein FtsH — translated: MKDKFNWSSFIFWTLIGILILMILFPVFPVPQKAEELSFSDFLNRVDKNEIKSIKISGEDISGILKDKKEFKTRAVNYPNLISSLREKNVDIKVEPPMENNWLFGLLAQILLPLLFFAFLWWLLLRQAQSANNQAMSFGRSPAKSLEKKADVTFADVAGVDEAKDELKEIVDFLKNPQKYQKLGAKMPKGLLLVGAPGTGKTLLARAIAGEAGVPFLTISGSDFVEMFVGVGASRVRAVFKQAKKVTPSIIFMDEIDAVGRHRGAGLGGGHDEREQTLNQLLVEMDGFDPKTNVIVIAATNRPDILDPALLRPGRFDRRVILDKPDLNGRVAILKIHARGKPLANDVDLNVVARRTPGFTGADLENILNEGAILAARSEKTQITMIEVEEAIDRVMAGPEKKSRAISDKEKNIIAHHEVGHALMSKVLPHADPVHKISILPRGMALGYTLALPIEDKYLISKSQVLDEIKVLLGGRVAEEIIFNEVTSGAHNDLERATDLAKKMVCEFGMSNLGPRTFGRKDHQIFLGRDIAEMKDYGETTADEIDHEVETIINECYKSTKEILTYNRDHVDNIAKVLIEKETLEGETLENVLKELSLPPVN
- a CDS encoding transcription-repair coupling factor; the encoded protein is MLHQILKKLKDTDVYNESLREKNFSGLIGSSKSLVVSSLAEKLKKVAIITTSSSEAQWIKEEISVFYPTLTVSILPAPDALFYGEKVSKEITGKRLRVFADFLAEDKGVLVIPLRSAMYKTSGTRDQWIELLRGEKDIRLDKLISRLIEYDYERLPVVGEHGEFSVRGGIIDIFPSNSDYPFRLEFLGDEIESIRPFDPVTQRSKEKIENIKIFKNNEERDVSLLYALPKETTLIIDEKNILKGASDQLIKDISLSPDVLKDIVPFIELLKEAKKFNLFYFSGFFETQEEPLFYSSSDYTNKISVLEEKRDVLIVTEHPSRFSPSLKIVKGRIRSGFKFGDCEVLSDKELFGVKSARAKTETKLVEGVGPDIRADFNIGDYVVHEDYGVAIYKGLHKIEEGEFILLEFAENDRLYVPPHSMGRVEKYISEEGYRPKLSRMGGVAWKAIKSKVKKSVRDLTKELLALYSERKEINKIPYSQDDLWQSELKDSFPYEETPDQLKAISDIKNDLESDKPMERLLCGDVGYGKTEVAIRAIVKVAQANKQVALLVPTTILADQHYHYLKERLSVFPLKVEMLSRFKSKDEQKKVIEQLKSGEINIIVGTHRLLQKDVHFKDIGLLVVDEEHRFGVSHKEKLKKIKKNIDILSMTATPIPRTLYMSLAGTRDLSLIQTPPADRSPIRTYVSPFDEALVREAILRELDRGGQIFFVHNRIETIDNIAAKIKRLVPEAKLVVAHGRMREIDLEKVMEKFLDQRCDILLCTAIIESGLDIPNANTILIDNAHKLGLAQLYQLRGRVGRSEVRGYAYLLYDPKDIIAENSLARLKAIQEFISLGSGYRLALRDLEIRGSGNLLGAQQHGHMLSVGFDLYCELLDEAVKEIKGIKEPTPRQVVIDVEKEGYIPGKYIEDEQQRIAIYRRLNLLSCLDELKDFKDEIKDRFGKIPQEVLKLFDFVFLKLSAGKMGIVSIRGDKRIVVEWIDGRQKRFKIEGKDRLGEIVARLKSTPIS